One window of Hymenobacter sp. BRD128 genomic DNA carries:
- a CDS encoding succinate dehydrogenase/fumarate reductase iron-sulfur subunit: MNLTLKVWRQPNRQTEGQMVDYQVKDISPDMSFLEMLDVLNEDLLHQGQDPVAFDHDCREGICGSCDLFINGRSHGPEKGTTTCQLHMRKFSDGDTITIEPWRANAFPVNKDLSVDRSAFDRIIQAGGYVSVNTGGAPDGNEIPIPKDIADRAFEAATCIGCGACVAACKNASAMLFVSAKVSQLALLPQGQVERQTRVENMVAQMDIEGFGACSNIGSCAAECPVGISLENIAILNREFLTAKAASNNLA, encoded by the coding sequence ATGAACCTGACGCTGAAAGTTTGGCGTCAGCCTAACCGTCAGACGGAAGGCCAAATGGTTGACTATCAAGTGAAAGATATTTCGCCCGATATGTCTTTCCTGGAAATGCTCGACGTGCTCAACGAGGACCTACTCCACCAAGGCCAGGACCCGGTAGCCTTCGACCACGACTGCCGTGAGGGCATCTGCGGCTCATGTGACCTGTTTATCAATGGCCGCTCGCACGGCCCCGAGAAGGGCACCACTACTTGCCAGCTGCACATGCGCAAGTTTTCGGATGGTGATACCATTACCATCGAACCCTGGCGCGCCAACGCCTTCCCGGTAAATAAAGACCTGAGCGTGGACCGCTCGGCCTTCGACCGCATTATTCAGGCGGGCGGCTACGTGAGCGTGAATACCGGCGGTGCACCCGATGGCAACGAGATTCCGATTCCGAAGGACATTGCTGACCGTGCGTTTGAGGCGGCCACCTGCATTGGCTGCGGCGCGTGCGTGGCCGCTTGCAAAAATGCCTCGGCCATGCTTTTCGTGTCGGCCAAGGTATCGCAGTTGGCCCTATTGCCCCAGGGCCAGGTAGAGCGCCAGACGCGCGTCGAGAATATGGTGGCCCAGATGGACATCGAAGGCTTCGGTGCCTGCTCCAATATTGGCTCGTGCGCGGCCGAGTGCCCGGTAGGTATCTCGCTCGAAAATATTGCGATTCTAAATCGCGAATTCCTGACGGCCAAAGCCGCCTCGAATAATCTTGCGTAA
- a CDS encoding YdeI/OmpD-associated family protein: protein MTEFEQEFEAALEADPRTGDVFVVAPFSVETLYGTKEDLPVQTAIDGFPYQGELAPLGDGYHALVIPREVRRAVGKTVGDVLHVALRHDLSERVVSLPEDLAAALTENEAALTFFKKLEKPEQRAYVRYLKGAKNPAARTKRLTETVYRLSIGRKRE, encoded by the coding sequence ATGACGGAATTTGAACAAGAATTTGAGGCGGCGCTCGAAGCCGACCCGCGCACCGGCGACGTATTTGTCGTGGCGCCCTTCTCGGTAGAAACGCTTTACGGCACCAAGGAAGACCTGCCCGTGCAAACGGCCATCGACGGCTTTCCCTACCAGGGCGAGCTAGCCCCGCTTGGCGACGGCTACCACGCCCTGGTCATTCCGCGCGAAGTGCGGCGCGCCGTGGGTAAAACGGTAGGCGACGTGCTGCACGTGGCCCTGCGCCACGACCTGAGCGAGCGCGTAGTGAGCCTGCCCGAGGACCTGGCCGCTGCCCTGACCGAAAATGAGGCCGCGCTCACTTTCTTCAAAAAGCTGGAAAAGCCCGAGCAGCGCGCCTACGTGCGCTACCTCAAGGGCGCCAAAAACCCCGCCGCCCGTACCAAGCGCCTCACCGAAACAGTGTATCGCCTCAGTATCGGCCGCAAGCGGGAGTAG
- a CDS encoding NADP-dependent isocitrate dehydrogenase has product MAKIKVANPVVELDGDEMTRIIWKFIKDKLILPYLDLDIKYYDLGIEYRDETNDQVTIDSANAIKQYGVGIKCATITPDEERVAEFGLKQMWKSPNGTIRNILDGTVFREPIVMSNVPRLVPNWTAPICIGRHAFGDQYRATDFVTKGKGKLTITFTPEDGGEVQSFEVFNFKNDGVALAMYNTDESIRGFAHACFNQALMKGWPLYLSTKNTILKKYDGRFKDIFQEIYEQDYQDKFKAAGITYEHRLIDDMVASALKWNGNFVWACKNYDGDVQSDTVAQGFGSLGLMTSTLVTPDGTVMEAEAAHGTVTRHYRDHQKGKPTSTNPIASIFAWTRGLEFRGKLDGNQELIDFCQALEAVCVETVESGKMTKDLAVCIHGNKVEHGRDYLYTEEFLEALDENLKKKLGK; this is encoded by the coding sequence ATGGCCAAAATTAAAGTAGCCAACCCCGTAGTAGAGCTCGATGGCGACGAAATGACGCGCATCATCTGGAAATTTATCAAGGACAAGCTCATCCTGCCTTACCTCGACCTCGACATCAAGTACTATGACCTCGGCATCGAGTACCGCGACGAAACGAATGACCAGGTAACCATCGACTCGGCCAATGCCATCAAGCAGTATGGCGTGGGCATCAAGTGCGCTACCATCACCCCCGACGAGGAGCGCGTGGCCGAGTTTGGCCTGAAGCAGATGTGGAAATCGCCCAACGGCACCATTCGCAACATCCTGGACGGCACCGTGTTCCGCGAGCCCATCGTGATGAGCAACGTGCCCCGCCTGGTGCCCAACTGGACGGCCCCCATCTGCATCGGCCGCCACGCCTTCGGCGACCAGTACCGCGCCACCGACTTCGTAACCAAAGGCAAAGGCAAGCTTACCATCACCTTCACGCCCGAGGACGGCGGCGAGGTGCAGTCGTTTGAAGTGTTCAACTTTAAAAATGATGGCGTGGCCCTGGCCATGTACAACACCGACGAAAGCATCCGGGGCTTTGCCCACGCCTGCTTCAACCAGGCCCTAATGAAGGGCTGGCCGCTGTACTTGAGCACCAAAAACACCATCCTAAAGAAGTACGATGGCCGCTTTAAGGACATCTTTCAGGAGATTTACGAGCAGGATTACCAGGACAAATTCAAGGCTGCCGGCATCACCTACGAGCACCGCCTCATCGATGACATGGTAGCCTCGGCCCTTAAATGGAACGGCAACTTTGTGTGGGCCTGCAAAAACTACGACGGCGACGTGCAGAGCGACACCGTGGCCCAGGGCTTCGGCTCGCTCGGCCTGATGACCTCGACGCTCGTGACGCCCGACGGCACCGTAATGGAGGCCGAAGCCGCCCACGGCACCGTGACGCGCCACTACCGCGACCACCAGAAGGGCAAGCCTACCAGCACCAACCCCATCGCCAGCATCTTCGCCTGGACGCGCGGCCTAGAGTTCCGCGGCAAGCTCGACGGCAACCAGGAGCTTATCGACTTCTGCCAGGCGCTGGAGGCTGTGTGCGTCGAAACCGTGGAAAGCGGCAAAATGACTAAGGACCTGGCCGTCTGCATCCACGGCAACAAGGTAGAGCACGGCCGCGACTACCTCTACACCGAGGAATTCCTGGAAGCGCTCGATGAGAACCTGAAGAAGAAGCTAGGTAAGTAA
- a CDS encoding glycoside hydrolase family 31 protein: MPTNSVQENNYMLNDLALQSRQEQVPGAVHRVEQNDDHLFTFTTENGTRLLLHALSDKILRFRYLTPGAPSEPDFSYAVPDPAAERTMRPGVPSFLEFKEKGDHYRLTTGRLICIVWKDSLRTRVLDRSGNILSADEKGFHWQHDDDSGNDIVKMSHAVPSGVCYYGLGDKPANMNLRGQRFLNWGSDTYGYVKGSDPLYKNIPFFHVLHQRIAHGIFFDNTFKAFFDFAAERADVTSFWAEGGEMNYYFIYGPTLLETTEEYTRLTCPPELPPLWTLGYHQCKWSYFPESNVKEITKGLRERRIPCDAIYLDIDYMDGYRCFTWSPQHFPEPKRMVDELAADGFKTVVIIDPGIKIDPSYPVYQEGLKNDFFCRRADGPLMRGSVWPGLCNFPDYTKPPVREWWASLFEGLIKDTGVRGVWNDMNEPAVFEKGTFPDDVRFDFDGQPCSHKKAHNIYGMQMARATAAGVKQFSYPNRPFTITRSTYAGGQRYSSGWTGDNIASWDHLWLANIQCQRLSISGFSFIGSDIGGFIDTPDGELYARWIALGAFHPFFRTHSSGDHGDQEPWSFGEPYTSLARHFIELRYQLLPYVYTTFWQYTTQGTPMLRPLTFLDQNDPETYLRMAEFSLGDHLLVCPITQAGADGRWMYLPKGEWYYYWTDELKAGGQEVWASADLTRIPLFVKAGAVLPTQPVLQYVGEKIVEQLTLHVYYKNGTAESVLYDDGGEGYAYHEGQQTTRRFRVTGDAASLTLSQASEGAYQTPYSTYRVVLHGLPAAIEAATADAQALSLGVYLATETTVAAPAVVVGVGFGEVKVALVAPAAEAPAKA, encoded by the coding sequence ATGCCTACCAATTCCGTTCAGGAAAATAATTATATGCTCAACGACCTGGCGCTGCAAAGCCGCCAGGAGCAGGTGCCCGGCGCCGTGCATCGTGTCGAGCAAAATGATGACCACCTGTTTACCTTCACCACCGAAAACGGCACCCGCCTGCTGCTGCACGCGCTCAGCGACAAGATTCTGCGCTTTCGCTACCTCACGCCGGGTGCGCCTAGCGAGCCCGATTTTAGCTACGCCGTGCCCGACCCCGCCGCCGAGCGCACCATGCGCCCCGGCGTGCCGAGCTTCCTGGAGTTTAAGGAAAAAGGCGACCATTACCGCCTCACCACGGGCCGTCTCATCTGCATTGTGTGGAAAGACTCGCTGCGCACGCGCGTGCTCGACCGCTCGGGCAATATCCTGAGTGCCGATGAGAAGGGCTTCCACTGGCAGCACGATGACGACTCGGGCAACGACATTGTGAAAATGAGCCACGCCGTGCCCAGCGGCGTGTGCTACTACGGCCTCGGCGATAAGCCCGCCAACATGAACCTGCGCGGCCAGCGCTTCCTCAACTGGGGCTCCGATACCTACGGCTACGTGAAAGGCTCGGACCCGCTGTACAAGAACATTCCGTTCTTTCACGTGCTGCACCAGCGCATTGCGCACGGCATTTTCTTTGATAATACGTTCAAGGCGTTTTTTGACTTCGCGGCCGAGCGGGCCGACGTGACCAGCTTCTGGGCCGAGGGCGGCGAGATGAATTACTACTTCATCTACGGCCCCACCCTGCTCGAAACCACCGAGGAATATACCCGCCTCACCTGCCCGCCCGAGCTGCCGCCGCTCTGGACGCTGGGCTACCACCAGTGCAAGTGGAGCTACTTCCCGGAGAGCAACGTGAAGGAAATCACGAAGGGCCTGCGCGAGCGCCGGATTCCGTGCGATGCGATTTACCTCGACATCGACTATATGGACGGCTACCGTTGCTTTACTTGGAGCCCGCAGCACTTCCCCGAGCCCAAGCGCATGGTGGACGAGCTGGCCGCCGACGGCTTCAAAACGGTGGTTATCATCGACCCCGGCATCAAAATCGACCCGAGCTACCCGGTGTACCAGGAAGGTCTGAAGAACGACTTCTTCTGCCGCCGTGCCGATGGGCCACTGATGCGCGGCTCGGTGTGGCCGGGCCTCTGCAACTTTCCCGACTACACCAAGCCGCCGGTGCGCGAGTGGTGGGCTAGCCTCTTCGAGGGGCTGATAAAGGACACCGGCGTGCGCGGCGTGTGGAACGACATGAACGAGCCCGCCGTGTTCGAAAAAGGCACCTTCCCGGATGATGTGCGCTTTGATTTCGACGGCCAGCCCTGCTCGCACAAAAAGGCGCACAACATCTACGGCATGCAGATGGCCCGCGCCACGGCGGCCGGCGTAAAGCAGTTCAGCTACCCCAACCGGCCGTTTACCATCACGCGCAGCACCTACGCGGGCGGCCAGCGCTACTCCTCGGGCTGGACCGGCGACAACATCGCGAGCTGGGACCACCTCTGGCTAGCCAATATTCAGTGCCAGCGCCTCAGCATCAGTGGCTTCAGCTTTATCGGCTCCGACATCGGCGGCTTTATCGACACGCCCGATGGCGAGCTATATGCCCGCTGGATTGCGCTCGGGGCCTTCCATCCGTTCTTCCGCACCCACAGCTCGGGCGACCACGGCGACCAGGAGCCCTGGAGCTTTGGCGAGCCCTACACCAGCCTGGCGCGGCACTTCATTGAGCTGCGCTACCAGCTGCTGCCCTACGTGTACACCACCTTCTGGCAGTACACCACCCAAGGCACGCCCATGCTGCGCCCACTCACCTTCCTGGACCAGAACGACCCCGAGACTTACCTGCGCATGGCCGAGTTCAGCCTCGGCGACCACCTGCTGGTGTGCCCCATCACGCAGGCCGGCGCCGATGGCCGCTGGATGTACCTGCCCAAGGGCGAGTGGTACTACTACTGGACCGACGAGCTGAAAGCCGGTGGCCAGGAAGTGTGGGCCAGCGCCGACCTCACCCGCATTCCGCTCTTCGTGAAGGCCGGCGCCGTGCTGCCCACGCAGCCCGTGCTGCAGTACGTAGGCGAAAAAATAGTCGAGCAGTTGACCCTGCACGTGTACTACAAAAACGGCACCGCCGAGAGTGTGCTTTACGACGACGGCGGCGAAGGCTACGCCTACCACGAAGGCCAGCAAACCACCCGCCGCTTCCGCGTGACGGGCGATGCCGCGTCGCTCACGCTCAGCCAGGCTAGCGAGGGCGCTTATCAAACGCCCTACAGCACCTACCGCGTGGTGCTGCACGGCCTGCCCGCCGCCATCGAAGCCGCCACGGCCGACGCGCAGGCCCTGTCGCTAGGGGTGTACCTGGCCACCGAAACTACCGTGGCCGCGCCGGCCGTGGTAGTGGGTGTGGGCTTTGGGGAGGTAAAAGTTGCGCTGGTCGCGCCGGCAGCCGAGGCGCCAGCGAAAGCGTAA
- a CDS encoding chloride channel protein, translating to MADLPTRYERVLSWLDHYLIRPLYTDRVRRLILQSFPFWVASILTGLVAVGYEKMFGWAEQLSFTWLSGTPWLAFILTPAAFGVSWLLVRELAPAARGSGIPQVMAGIELSNPAHHQRTSYLLSLRVAVVKVLSSVVLLLGGGVIGREGPTIQVSAAIFRTINRLQPAGWPQLSRQIALVTGGAAGLAAAFNTPLGGIVFVVEELTQMHMARFRMAVFTAVIIAGLTAQTFLGPYLYLGYPKVVAASGRVELVVFLVAVVCGIAGAAFAKTLLWLGNYRKRFTSLAAQAGWVLGCGLLMATVAYAFGTEGVGTGKPIINRLLFQNNGLTPWYLFPVRFVGMALSYSSGGAGGVFATSLSAGAILGDGVGRLMHVGVPDRNLLILVSMVSFLTGVVRSPFTAAILVLEMTDRHSAIFQLLISGLLAQSVASLLDRHSLYEHLKQGFMREALAENAQPTAAPEPAHVE from the coding sequence ATGGCTGACTTACCTACCCGGTATGAGCGAGTGCTTTCCTGGCTCGACCACTACCTTATTCGTCCCCTTTATACTGACCGGGTACGGCGACTGATTCTGCAAAGCTTTCCGTTCTGGGTGGCCTCCATCCTGACCGGGCTGGTGGCCGTGGGCTACGAAAAGATGTTTGGCTGGGCCGAGCAGCTGAGTTTTACCTGGCTCAGCGGCACGCCCTGGCTGGCGTTTATACTTACGCCGGCGGCATTTGGGGTGTCGTGGCTGCTGGTGCGCGAGCTGGCGCCCGCCGCCCGCGGCAGCGGCATTCCGCAGGTAATGGCCGGCATCGAGCTTTCCAACCCCGCGCACCACCAGCGCACCAGCTACCTGCTGAGCCTGCGCGTGGCCGTAGTAAAGGTGCTGAGCAGCGTGGTGCTGCTGCTGGGGGGCGGGGTTATCGGCCGCGAGGGGCCGACCATCCAGGTGTCGGCGGCCATCTTCCGCACCATCAACCGCTTGCAGCCGGCGGGCTGGCCCCAGCTCTCGCGCCAGATTGCGCTCGTTACGGGCGGCGCGGCCGGGCTAGCCGCCGCCTTCAACACGCCGCTGGGCGGCATCGTGTTTGTGGTGGAGGAGCTGACCCAGATGCACATGGCTCGCTTTCGCATGGCCGTATTTACGGCCGTAATTATTGCGGGCCTCACCGCCCAGACGTTTCTGGGGCCTTACTTATACTTGGGTTATCCCAAGGTAGTGGCAGCCTCAGGGCGGGTCGAGCTGGTGGTTTTTCTGGTGGCGGTGGTGTGCGGCATCGCGGGTGCCGCATTTGCCAAGACCCTGCTCTGGCTCGGCAACTACCGCAAGCGCTTTACCTCGCTGGCCGCGCAGGCGGGCTGGGTGCTGGGCTGCGGCCTGCTGATGGCAACGGTGGCCTACGCCTTCGGCACCGAGGGCGTAGGCACCGGCAAGCCCATTATCAACCGCCTGTTGTTTCAGAACAACGGCCTGACGCCTTGGTACTTATTTCCGGTGCGGTTTGTGGGTATGGCCCTCAGCTACAGCAGCGGCGGGGCGGGCGGCGTGTTTGCCACCTCGCTCAGTGCCGGGGCCATCCTGGGCGATGGCGTGGGCCGGCTTATGCACGTGGGCGTGCCCGACCGCAACCTGCTCATTCTGGTAAGTATGGTGAGTTTTCTGACGGGCGTGGTGCGCTCGCCCTTCACGGCGGCCATTCTGGTGCTGGAAATGACCGACCGCCACTCAGCCATTTTCCAGCTGCTAATCAGCGGCTTGCTGGCCCAAAGCGTAGCTTCGCTGCTCGACCGCCACTCGCTCTACGAGCACCTCAAGCAAGGTTTTATGCGGGAGGCGCTTGCCGAGAACGCGCAGCCTACTGCCGCCCCCGAGCCTGCCCACGTAGAATGA
- a CDS encoding DUF6252 family protein has translation MKKLFFSGILLFAVACHQKDPTPSGPNTFSCQIEGRDFTPYIAPTLFVTPPKALETGSYNRRGGLVIEARTSFDELTIWLLAARSPGTYQLGKGTPYWKPSGNYATYTSTPPAPASGPLLPISYYFTDSAAVGTVTLIRYDTVAHVASGTFSYTAREITTGKLAHLTNGRFDVAL, from the coding sequence ATGAAAAAGCTATTCTTTTCAGGTATTCTGCTGTTTGCAGTAGCCTGCCACCAAAAAGACCCTACACCGTCGGGCCCGAATACTTTTTCTTGTCAGATTGAGGGTAGAGATTTTACTCCTTACATCGCACCCACCCTTTTCGTTACTCCTCCCAAAGCCCTGGAAACTGGCAGCTATAATCGCAGGGGCGGCCTGGTAATCGAAGCTCGGACCAGCTTTGATGAGCTAACAATCTGGCTGCTAGCTGCGCGTAGCCCAGGCACTTATCAGCTTGGCAAGGGAACACCTTACTGGAAGCCATCGGGCAATTATGCCACTTATACCAGTACCCCGCCCGCGCCCGCCAGTGGGCCGCTTTTACCTATATCATATTACTTTACCGACAGTGCAGCAGTGGGCACCGTTACGCTCATCCGGTACGACACAGTAGCGCACGTAGCCAGCGGCACCTTTAGCTATACGGCGCGCGAAATCACGACTGGTAAGCTGGCCCACCTCACCAATGGGCGCTTCGACGTGGCACTCTAA
- a CDS encoding cation diffusion facilitator family transporter, with translation MSTPTDAPGHPQSKTAIIAALAANLGIALIKFVAAWFTGSSAMLSEGIHSLVDTANEWLLLLGLRSSRQPATERRPFGYGRELYFWAFMVAVFIFAIGGGLSLYEGYEHLRHPAPLGSPTWNYVVLAVAFCLDGSSFLVARRTFNAQRGQQPFWAAFRASKDPSIFVVLFEDASDLLGLLIAFLGVFLSHWLNRPELDGLASVLIGLLLLVVAGLLLRETKSLLLGEPAETPLLVKISALLDADQHIVRSAPPLSSYLSPHEILVVVPVEFVPGLPASQLTQVIGQLCDAIKAAHPDVRHIFIQPAALGLPEKPTA, from the coding sequence TTGTCTACCCCCACCGACGCCCCCGGCCACCCTCAGTCTAAAACCGCCATCATTGCCGCTCTGGCGGCCAATCTGGGCATTGCCCTCATCAAGTTTGTGGCGGCGTGGTTCACGGGCTCGTCGGCTATGCTCTCCGAGGGTATTCACTCGCTGGTCGATACGGCTAATGAGTGGCTACTGCTGCTGGGGCTGCGCAGTAGCCGGCAGCCGGCTACCGAGCGGCGGCCCTTCGGCTACGGGCGCGAGCTGTATTTCTGGGCGTTTATGGTGGCGGTATTCATCTTCGCCATCGGCGGGGGCCTGTCACTGTACGAGGGCTACGAGCACCTGCGCCACCCCGCGCCACTCGGTAGCCCCACCTGGAACTACGTGGTGCTGGCCGTGGCCTTTTGCCTCGATGGCAGTTCGTTTCTGGTGGCGCGGCGCACCTTCAATGCCCAGCGCGGCCAGCAGCCATTCTGGGCGGCCTTCCGGGCTAGCAAAGACCCCTCGATTTTTGTGGTGCTGTTTGAAGATGCCTCCGACTTGCTCGGCCTGCTCATTGCCTTCTTAGGCGTTTTTCTCAGCCACTGGCTGAATAGGCCCGAACTCGACGGCCTGGCCTCAGTGCTCATTGGGCTGCTGCTACTGGTAGTGGCTGGCCTGCTGCTGCGCGAAACTAAAAGCCTGCTGCTAGGCGAGCCCGCTGAAACGCCGCTGCTGGTAAAAATCAGCGCGTTGCTGGATGCTGACCAACATATAGTGCGTTCGGCACCGCCGCTCTCGTCCTATCTCAGCCCGCACGAGATACTGGTGGTGGTGCCCGTCGAGTTTGTGCCCGGCCTGCCGGCTAGCCAGCTCACGCAGGTTATCGGGCAGCTCTGCGATGCCATTAAGGCGGCGCACCCCGATGTACGGCACATTTTCATTCAGCCCGCCGCACTAGGATTGCCCGAAAAGCCCACTGCATAA